From one Rhodoferax sp. PAMC 29310 genomic stretch:
- a CDS encoding DUF2917 domain-containing protein, with translation MLTPSLLLNHSPGHATLSVCGQLAARQTLRLCPRGAGVLRIGQGRLWLTLDGPHHGPVNAWGDHVVYAGQSMALLVGQRAVVEAWPVTEGAVSQFEWLPAPTVCDALASPVQQPLGARLQEAARSWQGFRCLLGL, from the coding sequence GTGCTGACCCCGAGTCTGCTTCTCAATCATTCACCCGGCCATGCCACTTTGTCGGTTTGCGGCCAATTGGCGGCACGGCAAACCCTTCGTCTGTGCCCCCGTGGGGCGGGAGTCCTTCGCATTGGTCAGGGGCGGCTGTGGCTCACACTGGATGGACCGCATCATGGGCCCGTCAACGCGTGGGGTGACCATGTTGTGTACGCTGGGCAGTCAATGGCCCTGTTGGTCGGGCAAAGAGCGGTGGTGGAGGCTTGGCCCGTGACCGAAGGCGCCGTGTCGCAATTTGAATGGCTGCCCGCACCCACTGTCTGCGACGCGTTGGCGTCCCCGGTGCAACAACCGCTTGGGGCCAGGTTGCAAGAGGCGGCTCGGTCTTGGCAGGGATTTAGGTGTCTTTTAGGCCTCTAG
- a CDS encoding TfoX/Sxy family protein, with protein MAAPANEFAHYCCDLLSSVGPCVAKRMFGGYGISSEGLTLAILADLGDGETLWLKASDESKATFEAAGCKRFVYLAKAKPMSMNYYTAPDEAMESLQLMAPWARLALEAALKARASKPVAKRPAKSKVAKAARKAADFR; from the coding sequence ATGGCTGCACCGGCCAACGAATTCGCCCACTACTGCTGTGACCTGCTCTCCTCAGTGGGCCCCTGCGTGGCCAAACGCATGTTTGGCGGCTACGGCATCAGCTCCGAGGGCTTAACGCTGGCCATTTTGGCGGACTTGGGCGACGGTGAGACGCTGTGGCTGAAAGCCAGCGACGAGTCCAAAGCCACGTTTGAGGCGGCAGGCTGCAAGCGGTTTGTGTACCTTGCCAAGGCCAAGCCCATGAGCATGAATTACTACACCGCGCCGGACGAGGCCATGGAGTCCCTCCAACTGATGGCACCCTGGGCCCGGCTGGCCTTGGAGGCGGCGCTGAAAGCCCGCGCGAGCAAACCAGTCGCCAAGCGACCGGCCAAGTCCAAGGTGGCCAAGGCTGCGCGCAAGGCCGCTGACTTTCGATAG
- a CDS encoding L-serine ammonia-lyase, protein MAISVFDLFKIGIGPSSSHTVGPMRAASLFARALQNDSLLARVASVKCELYGSLGATGKGHGSDVAVMLGLMGHAPDTVDVEAVPVMIAAARKTQSLALLGEQTIAFREKEHMLMYRREAMAEHPNGMKFTAVDAQGTVLRESKYLSVGGGFVVTAGAANDAVLAAYQQVPHPFTSGDELLATCKTHGLRISEVMWANERTWRSDEEIRAGLLNIWRVMRECVQRGLRHEGTLPGPFRVQRRAPILAARLRDRAERALADPLSVLDWVNVYAFAVNEENASGGRVVTAPTNGAAGVIPAVLHYCDRFVLPASGRAGHGDGQDAVIDFLMSAAAIGILYKLNASISGAEVGCQGEVGVACSMAAAGLAAVMGGTPEQVENAAEIGMEHNLGLTCDPIGGLVQVPCIERNAMGAVKAVNAARMAMQGDGQHVVSLDKVIKTMRETGADMKTKYKETSRGGLAVNIVEC, encoded by the coding sequence ATGGCAATAAGCGTTTTTGACCTTTTCAAGATCGGTATCGGTCCCAGCAGCTCACACACTGTAGGCCCCATGCGCGCCGCCAGTTTGTTTGCACGGGCCTTGCAGAACGACTCCCTGTTGGCCCGGGTCGCCAGCGTGAAGTGTGAGTTGTACGGCTCTTTGGGCGCCACCGGTAAGGGCCACGGCTCAGACGTCGCCGTGATGCTGGGCCTGATGGGCCACGCACCGGACACGGTGGATGTAGAGGCGGTCCCGGTCATGATTGCAGCGGCACGCAAAACCCAGTCATTGGCTTTGCTGGGCGAGCAGACCATCGCTTTCCGGGAAAAAGAGCACATGTTGATGTACCGCCGCGAAGCCATGGCGGAGCACCCTAACGGCATGAAATTCACCGCCGTGGACGCCCAAGGCACCGTGCTTCGGGAAAGCAAATACCTCAGTGTCGGCGGCGGCTTTGTCGTCACGGCAGGCGCCGCCAACGACGCTGTGCTCGCGGCCTACCAGCAAGTGCCCCACCCCTTTACCTCTGGCGATGAACTGCTGGCCACCTGCAAAACCCATGGGTTGCGCATCAGCGAAGTCATGTGGGCCAACGAGCGCACCTGGCGCAGCGACGAAGAGATTCGGGCGGGCCTGCTGAACATCTGGCGCGTGATGCGCGAATGTGTACAGCGCGGTTTGCGCCATGAGGGTACGCTGCCCGGCCCGTTTCGGGTGCAGCGCCGCGCCCCCATACTGGCGGCTCGCCTGCGCGATCGCGCCGAACGTGCCTTGGCCGACCCCCTGTCTGTCCTGGACTGGGTCAACGTTTATGCCTTTGCGGTGAACGAAGAAAACGCATCCGGCGGACGCGTGGTTACCGCACCCACCAACGGCGCTGCCGGCGTCATTCCCGCCGTGCTGCATTACTGCGACCGTTTTGTGTTGCCCGCCAGTGGGCGTGCCGGCCACGGCGACGGGCAGGACGCGGTCATTGACTTCCTGATGAGCGCTGCGGCCATTGGCATTTTGTACAAACTCAACGCGTCCATCAGCGGCGCTGAGGTGGGCTGCCAGGGCGAGGTGGGTGTGGCTTGCTCCATGGCTGCTGCCGGCCTGGCAGCGGTGATGGGCGGCACGCCAGAGCAAGTGGAAAACGCCGCCGAGATTGGCATGGAACACAACCTGGGCCTGACCTGCGACCCCATTGGCGGCCTGGTGCAAGTGCCCTGTATTGAACGCAATGCCATGGGCGCCGTGAAAGCTGTCAACGCCGCCCGCATGGCGATGCAAGGGGACGGTCAGCATGTGGTGTCGTTGGACAAAGTCATCAAAACCATGCGCGAAACCGGCGCGGACATGAAGACCAAGTACAAAGAGACATCCCGCGGCGGCCTGGCCGTGAACATTGTGGAGTGCTAG
- the glmU gene encoding bifunctional UDP-N-acetylglucosamine diphosphorylase/glucosamine-1-phosphate N-acetyltransferase GlmU, whose amino-acid sequence MNNQKNLSQTPFPVDVVIMAAGKGTRMKSKLPKVLHQLAGRALLQHVVDTAAELLARQVVVITGHGAIEVEAAFATSVRAAATFGINFVRQEPQLGTGHAVQQAMPALQDDGIVVVLSGDVPLTRADTLQALIAACAGDKLALLTIDFANPTGYGRIEREGDAVQAIVEQKDANAAQLAITEVYSGIMAVPAKQLKTWLARLDNENAQAEFYLTQVVKFAVADGVPVVAYKITDAVQVAGVNSPVQLAELERAYQRDLAMQLMEQGVRLADPARLDVRGKLQCAQDVSIDVNCVFEGQVSLGEGVRIGANCVIANATIAAGAVIHPFTHIEGGPPGSKAAVWVGEGALIGPFARLRPGAHLGADVHIGNFVEVKNSTLAKGAKANHLAYLGDAVVGERVNYGAGSITANYDGAFKHRTTIEADVHIGSNCVLVAPITIGAGGTVGGGSTLTKDTSPGALSVARGKQISIANWTRPKK is encoded by the coding sequence ATGAACAATCAAAAAAACCTGTCCCAAACACCATTCCCTGTAGACGTGGTCATCATGGCCGCGGGCAAGGGAACTCGCATGAAGAGCAAGTTGCCCAAGGTCTTGCACCAACTGGCCGGGCGGGCCTTGCTGCAGCATGTGGTTGACACGGCTGCTGAGTTGCTGGCCCGCCAGGTGGTTGTGATTACCGGGCATGGTGCTATCGAAGTTGAAGCTGCTTTCGCAACATCGGTGCGGGCTGCAGCCACTTTTGGCATAAATTTTGTGCGCCAGGAACCCCAGTTGGGCACCGGTCATGCCGTTCAGCAGGCCATGCCGGCGCTGCAAGATGATGGCATTGTGGTGGTATTGTCAGGCGATGTGCCGCTCACCCGGGCCGACACATTGCAAGCGTTGATTGCTGCTTGCGCAGGGGACAAACTGGCTTTGTTGACCATCGACTTTGCCAACCCCACCGGCTACGGTCGCATCGAGCGCGAGGGTGATGCGGTGCAGGCCATTGTTGAGCAGAAAGATGCCAACGCCGCCCAGCTCGCTATCACCGAGGTCTACAGCGGCATCATGGCTGTGCCGGCCAAACAGTTGAAAACCTGGCTGGCGCGGCTGGACAACGAAAACGCGCAAGCCGAGTTCTACCTGACCCAAGTCGTGAAGTTTGCCGTGGCGGACGGCGTGCCCGTGGTGGCCTACAAAATTACCGACGCGGTGCAAGTGGCAGGCGTCAACAGCCCGGTGCAACTCGCAGAACTGGAGCGGGCTTACCAACGCGATCTGGCCATGCAACTGATGGAGCAGGGTGTGCGCCTGGCCGATCCGGCCCGTCTGGACGTCCGAGGCAAGCTGCAGTGTGCGCAAGACGTCTCCATTGACGTGAACTGCGTCTTTGAAGGCCAAGTCAGCTTGGGTGAGGGTGTGCGCATCGGGGCCAATTGTGTGATTGCCAACGCCACCATTGCCGCTGGCGCGGTGATTCACCCATTTACCCACATTGAAGGTGGGCCACCCGGAAGCAAAGCTGCGGTCTGGGTGGGAGAGGGCGCCTTGATCGGACCGTTTGCCCGCCTGCGCCCCGGTGCTCATTTGGGCGCCGACGTTCATATCGGCAACTTTGTTGAGGTCAAAAACTCAACCCTTGCAAAAGGTGCCAAAGCCAATCACCTGGCTTACTTGGGCGACGCCGTGGTTGGCGAACGGGTGAACTATGGGGCGGGCAGTATCACCGCCAATTACGACGGCGCTTTCAAACACCGAACGACTATAGAGGCCGATGTGCACATTGGCAGCAACTGCGTGCTGGTGGCGCCCATCACGATCGGGGCTGGAGGCACAGTGGGCGGTGGTTCCACATTGACCAAAGACACCTCACCCGGCGCACTCAGCGTGGCCCGCGGCAAGCAAATCAGCATTGCCAACTGGACCCGGCCCAAAAAATGA
- a CDS encoding ATP-binding protein, whose protein sequence is MNAEAHNPISLSPEYELLQRELTQARAELEEFTYSVSHDLRASLRHVTAYVQIIQEDLAGQVNAEIMGHLGTVSTAAQTMSRQIDALGALSRLGRVEMQLAPINLNDLVTEVMDDMAPAPQAGPLAWHVAADVPMLLGDATLIHQVLTELLSNAIKFSKQGSQATVGLSWTLSDHGRCVVTVSDNGVGFNPQYKSKLFHAFQRLHSSRDFEGMGMGMGLAKCRKIIERHGGEVWAEGKVDGGCLVSFTLPLASAQR, encoded by the coding sequence ATGAATGCCGAGGCCCACAATCCCATCTCCTTGTCGCCTGAATACGAACTACTCCAGCGCGAGCTGACCCAGGCGCGGGCTGAGCTGGAAGAATTCACCTACTCGGTGTCGCACGACTTGCGGGCCTCATTGCGCCATGTAACGGCCTATGTGCAAATCATTCAGGAGGACTTGGCAGGCCAAGTGAACGCCGAGATCATGGGTCACCTCGGCACCGTGAGCACGGCAGCGCAGACGATGAGCCGCCAGATTGATGCACTGGGTGCCCTGTCGCGCTTGGGGAGAGTCGAGATGCAACTCGCTCCCATTAATTTGAATGACCTGGTGACCGAGGTCATGGACGACATGGCGCCAGCGCCGCAGGCGGGGCCTCTGGCCTGGCATGTGGCCGCTGACGTGCCCATGCTTTTGGGGGATGCCACCTTGATTCATCAAGTGCTCACCGAGTTGCTGTCCAATGCAATCAAGTTTTCAAAACAGGGTTCGCAAGCCACGGTGGGCTTGAGTTGGACGTTGAGCGACCACGGGCGATGTGTCGTGACGGTGAGCGACAACGGCGTTGGCTTCAATCCGCAGTACAAATCCAAACTGTTTCACGCGTTTCAGCGCCTTCACAGTTCTCGCGACTTTGAAGGCATGGGCATGGGCATGGGGCTGGCCAAATGCCGAAAAATCATTGAGCGCCATGGCGGCGAGGTGTGGGCCGAGGGCAAGGTCGATGGCGGCTGCCTCGTCAGCTTTACGCTGCCACTGGCGAGCGCGCAGCGCTGA
- a CDS encoding Lrp/AsnC family transcriptional regulator: protein MEQTAIDATDLQLLEHLQRDASLSNQALAAKVHISPPTCLRRVKRLRETGLIEREIAVLSVDKLASVAGYGLCAIVEITLDRQDQDALDAFERRVAADDAVQQCYRVSPGPDFCLVVHSAHMPGYLALAQRLFTADANVRNVKAFFSIKRSKFGARVPLPQ from the coding sequence ATGGAACAAACAGCCATTGATGCAACTGACCTGCAGTTGCTGGAGCATTTGCAGCGCGATGCGTCTCTCAGCAATCAGGCGCTGGCAGCCAAAGTTCATATTTCACCGCCCACCTGCCTGCGACGCGTCAAGCGTCTGCGGGAGACTGGCTTGATTGAGCGGGAAATAGCGGTACTAAGCGTCGACAAACTGGCCAGTGTGGCAGGCTACGGCTTGTGCGCCATCGTTGAAATCACACTGGATCGCCAAGACCAAGACGCATTGGATGCGTTTGAGCGGCGCGTGGCAGCAGACGACGCCGTGCAGCAGTGCTACCGCGTCTCACCGGGACCAGATTTCTGTTTGGTGGTGCACAGCGCCCACATGCCGGGCTATTTGGCGCTGGCGCAGCGGTTGTTCACAGCGGATGCTAACGTTCGCAACGTGAAAGCCTTCTTCAGCATCAAGCGAAGCAAGTTTGGGGCACGCGTGCCGCTGCCCCAATAG
- a CDS encoding branched-chain amino acid ABC transporter permease: MTRTAKLIRLTYISLLILAIVAPMLGLYPVFVMKLLCFAMFAAAFNLLLGFTGLLSFGHPAFFGSAAYVTGWFVKAHNFTPELAILAGTLAAGLIGLVVGLVAIRRQGIYFAMITLAIAQMIYFVCLQAPFTGGEDGLQGVPRGILFGLFSLKSPYAMYYLVLAVFVGCFLAISRIVHSPFGQVLKMIRENEPRAVSLGYQVDRYKLLAFVLSASLAGMAGSLKTLVMGFATLSDVHWSMSGEVILMTLLGGVGTFFGPVLGAGIVISLQNLLADKVGSWVTVIIGVIFVLCVLAFRKGVVGEIGAYLERRRRAAAAPDA; this comes from the coding sequence ATGACCAGAACTGCCAAACTCATTCGCCTGACCTATATTTCACTGCTGATCCTGGCCATCGTTGCGCCCATGCTTGGGCTGTATCCGGTGTTTGTCATGAAGCTGCTGTGCTTCGCAATGTTTGCCGCCGCATTCAATTTATTGCTGGGCTTTACGGGCCTGCTGTCTTTCGGTCATCCCGCGTTTTTCGGTTCAGCGGCTTATGTCACCGGCTGGTTCGTCAAGGCCCACAACTTCACCCCGGAACTGGCCATTCTCGCCGGCACCCTGGCTGCAGGGTTGATTGGTCTGGTTGTCGGCTTGGTGGCCATCCGGCGCCAGGGGATCTATTTCGCAATGATTACGTTGGCAATCGCCCAGATGATTTATTTTGTCTGTCTGCAAGCACCCTTCACCGGCGGGGAGGACGGTCTGCAAGGCGTACCGCGCGGGATACTTTTTGGATTGTTTTCTCTCAAGTCGCCTTACGCCATGTACTACCTGGTGCTTGCGGTTTTTGTGGGTTGCTTTTTGGCCATCTCACGCATCGTGCACTCCCCTTTTGGGCAGGTGCTGAAAATGATCAGAGAGAACGAGCCACGCGCGGTTTCACTGGGCTACCAGGTCGACCGATACAAACTGCTCGCCTTTGTTTTATCCGCTTCGTTGGCTGGTATGGCAGGCTCGCTCAAAACACTCGTCATGGGCTTTGCCACGCTCTCGGACGTGCATTGGTCGATGTCCGGCGAGGTCATCCTTATGACGCTGCTAGGGGGAGTCGGTACTTTCTTCGGGCCTGTGCTAGGCGCCGGCATTGTGATCTCGCTGCAAAACCTATTGGCCGACAAGGTGGGTTCCTGGGTGACGGTGATCATTGGCGTGATCTTCGTACTGTGTGTCTTGGCCTTCCGCAAGGGCGTCGTCGGAGAGATTGGCGCTTACCTGGAGCGTCGTCGCCGCGCGGCAGCCGCGCCTGACGCGTAG
- a CDS encoding branched-chain amino acid ABC transporter permease: MEIFGVPLQAFLGQLLLGLVNGAFYAMLSLGLAVIFGLLGIVNLAHGALYMLGAFAAWIMLDKLGLNYWFALVLAPLCVGFLGVVIERFFLRHLYKLDPLYSLLLTFGLSLIAEGVFREMYGVSGQNYSVPELLSGATNLGFMYLPNYRAWVVLVSLGVCLGTWYLIERTRLGAYLRAGTENAPLVQTFGINVPLMVMLTYGFGAALAALAGVLAAPIIQVNPLMGSNLIIVVFAVVVIGGMGSILGSILTGLGLGIIEGLTRVFYPEASNVVVFVIMVIVLMFRPAGLFGKEA; encoded by the coding sequence ATGGAAATATTCGGCGTTCCCCTTCAAGCTTTTTTAGGCCAGCTACTGCTGGGTCTGGTCAACGGTGCGTTTTACGCAATGCTCAGTCTTGGACTGGCCGTAATCTTCGGCCTGCTTGGCATTGTTAATTTAGCTCACGGGGCTCTTTACATGCTTGGGGCATTTGCAGCCTGGATCATGCTGGACAAGCTGGGCTTGAACTATTGGTTTGCTTTGGTTCTTGCCCCCTTGTGCGTTGGCTTTCTTGGCGTGGTCATCGAGCGCTTTTTTCTGAGACATTTATACAAGCTCGACCCACTTTACAGCCTGCTGTTGACGTTCGGTCTGTCTCTGATAGCTGAGGGTGTTTTCCGTGAGATGTACGGGGTATCGGGTCAGAATTACTCCGTACCAGAGTTGCTTAGTGGCGCGACCAACCTGGGCTTCATGTACCTGCCCAACTATCGCGCTTGGGTGGTGCTGGTGTCACTTGGCGTCTGCCTGGGAACCTGGTACCTGATCGAACGTACCCGGCTTGGCGCCTATCTCCGCGCAGGAACGGAAAACGCGCCCCTTGTCCAGACATTCGGCATCAATGTCCCCTTGATGGTGATGCTCACTTACGGATTTGGCGCTGCCTTGGCCGCGCTTGCCGGCGTGCTCGCCGCGCCGATCATTCAAGTCAATCCGTTGATGGGATCCAACCTGATCATTGTCGTATTTGCCGTGGTGGTCATTGGCGGGATGGGATCGATATTGGGTTCCATCCTGACGGGCCTCGGACTTGGCATTATTGAAGGGTTAACGCGGGTGTTTTACCCTGAAGCTTCCAACGTGGTGGTGTTTGTGATTATGGTCATTGTTCTCATGTTCCGCCCTGCGGGCCTGTTTGGCAAAGAGGCATGA
- a CDS encoding IS481 family transposase, translated as MSQAHPCARTTPRTRAEIRTSPAGASALADRYNITPATARKWKEREDSEDRSHRPRTLKTTLSPAQEQLVVELRRTVLLPLDDLLAITREFINAAVSRSGLDRCLRRHGVSDLKGLLPQVEGEPAPLKTFKDYEPGFIHIDSKYLPQMPGETKRRYLFVAIDRATRWVYFHIYNDQTDVSSTDFLCRLRKVSPMRIQKILTDNGSQFTDRFTAKSKQATGKHTFDISCAEMGIVHRLSPPRHPQTNGMVERFNGRISDLVKQTRFASAAELEATLTLYLKTYNHHIPQRALKHQTPIQALQKWRAGKPDLFVKRVYEQAGLDRYRHTGQTCQ; from the coding sequence ATGAGTCAAGCCCATCCCTGCGCCCGAACCACCCCTCGCACACGCGCTGAGATAAGGACCTCGCCCGCTGGTGCCAGTGCGCTGGCCGACCGATACAACATCACGCCCGCCACCGCTCGCAAGTGGAAAGAGCGCGAAGATTCAGAGGATCGCTCCCACCGCCCGCGTACGCTGAAGACGACGCTCAGTCCAGCGCAGGAGCAACTTGTTGTCGAGCTTCGGCGCACAGTTCTACTGCCCCTGGACGACCTGCTGGCGATCACCCGCGAGTTCATCAATGCCGCTGTTTCACGCTCAGGCTTGGACCGTTGTTTGCGCCGCCATGGCGTCTCCGATCTGAAAGGCCTGCTGCCACAAGTTGAGGGGGAGCCTGCGCCACTGAAAACCTTCAAGGACTACGAGCCTGGATTCATACACATTGACAGCAAGTACCTGCCGCAGATGCCTGGTGAGACGAAGAGGCGCTACCTCTTTGTGGCCATTGATCGAGCGACACGGTGGGTCTATTTCCACATTTACAACGACCAGACTGACGTCAGCAGTACCGATTTTTTGTGCCGGTTGAGAAAAGTCTCGCCCATGAGAATTCAAAAGATTCTGACTGACAACGGAAGTCAATTTACCGACCGTTTTACAGCCAAGAGCAAACAAGCCACGGGCAAGCATACGTTCGACATCAGCTGTGCCGAGATGGGTATCGTGCATCGCCTGTCGCCCCCACGCCATCCGCAAACCAATGGCATGGTGGAGCGCTTCAATGGGCGCATCAGCGACTTGGTTAAGCAAACACGTTTCGCATCAGCGGCTGAGCTGGAGGCGACTCTGACGCTTTATTTAAAGACCTACAACCACCATATCCCGCAGCGGGCTTTGAAGCACCAAACACCTATTCAAGCTTTGCAGAAATGGCGCGCAGGAAAACCTGATTTGTTTGTCAAGCGAGTTTATGAACAGGCGGGACTTGACAGATATCGGCATACAGGCCAGACATGTCAGTGA
- a CDS encoding ABC transporter ATP-binding protein, translating into MTAELLRIENLHAWYGESHILHGVNLTVHQGEVVTLLGRNGAGRTTTMRTIVGLTGTRKGSIKINNVETIKLAPHKVARLGIGYCPEERGIFASLTAEENLMLPPTIAPGGMSVDEIYDMFPNLKERASSPGTRLSGGEQQMLAVARILRTGARLLLLDEISEGLAPVIVQKLGEMILALKAKGYTIVLVEQNFRFAAPLADRFYVMEHGTIVKQFAQNELTQNMGMLQEYLGV; encoded by the coding sequence ATGACGGCAGAATTGCTTCGTATCGAAAACCTGCACGCTTGGTACGGGGAATCCCATATCCTGCACGGCGTCAATCTGACGGTACATCAGGGAGAGGTGGTGACTCTGCTTGGGCGAAACGGCGCCGGGCGCACCACAACCATGCGCACCATTGTGGGCCTGACTGGCACGCGCAAGGGCTCCATCAAGATTAACAATGTGGAGACCATCAAACTTGCGCCTCACAAGGTGGCACGTTTGGGCATCGGCTATTGCCCGGAAGAGCGTGGCATTTTTGCCAGTTTGACGGCCGAGGAAAACCTGATGCTCCCACCCACAATTGCGCCGGGCGGTATGAGTGTGGACGAAATTTACGACATGTTTCCCAATCTGAAAGAGCGAGCCAGCAGTCCAGGCACTCGCCTTTCGGGAGGCGAGCAACAAATGCTGGCCGTCGCTCGTATTTTGCGCACCGGCGCACGACTACTCCTGCTGGATGAAATTTCAGAAGGTCTGGCACCGGTGATTGTCCAAAAGCTGGGCGAAATGATTCTCGCCCTCAAGGCCAAGGGCTACACCATTGTGTTGGTTGAGCAGAACTTTCGGTTTGCCGCACCGCTGGCCGACCGCTTTTACGTGATGGAGCACGGCACCATCGTGAAGCAATTTGCACAAAACGAGCTGACTCAAAACATGGGCATGCTCCAAGAATACCTGGGCGTCTAG
- a CDS encoding ABC transporter ATP-binding protein: MHWEINLPAEFILETRGLTKEFRGFVAVDQVDLKVKRGHIHALIGPNGAGKTTFFNLLTKFLHPTSGSISFNGVDITTEKPAQTARRGIVRSFQISAVFPHMTVLENVRAALQRNLGTSFHFWKAESTLFGLHDRAHQLLAEVDLQDFANELTVNLPYGRKRALELATTLALEPELMLLDEPTQGMGHEDVDRVTQLIKKVSSGRTILMVEHNMNVVSSIADRITVLQRGAIIADGPYEEVSTNPLVIEAYMGTVDTTLQGAH; encoded by the coding sequence ATGCATTGGGAGATTAATTTGCCAGCGGAGTTCATTCTGGAAACACGTGGACTGACCAAGGAATTCAGGGGATTCGTTGCAGTTGACCAAGTAGACCTCAAAGTAAAGCGCGGTCATATCCACGCACTAATTGGCCCTAACGGCGCTGGAAAAACCACCTTTTTCAATCTGCTGACCAAGTTTTTACACCCGACCTCCGGGTCTATCTCGTTCAACGGCGTCGACATCACAACAGAGAAACCGGCGCAAACAGCCCGGCGCGGCATTGTTCGATCGTTTCAGATCTCGGCCGTATTTCCGCACATGACCGTGTTGGAAAACGTGCGGGCCGCCCTGCAGCGCAACTTGGGCACATCGTTCCATTTCTGGAAGGCCGAGAGCACCTTATTTGGTTTACACGACAGAGCGCATCAACTATTGGCAGAAGTTGACCTTCAAGATTTCGCCAATGAGTTGACCGTGAATCTGCCCTACGGTCGCAAGCGCGCGTTGGAGTTGGCCACCACGCTGGCACTTGAGCCAGAGTTGATGCTGCTGGACGAACCAACGCAGGGCATGGGCCATGAAGACGTGGACCGCGTCACGCAATTGATCAAAAAAGTTTCCAGTGGCCGCACCATTCTGATGGTGGAGCACAACATGAATGTCGTCTCCTCGATTGCGGACCGCATCACGGTGCTGCAGCGCGGTGCCATCATTGCAGACGGTCCCTACGAGGAAGTCTCTACCAATCCCTTGGTGATCGAGGCCTATATGGGCACCGTCGACACCACTTTGCAGGGTGCACACTGA
- a CDS encoding IS481 family transposase, translated as MSQVHPCARTTPRTRAEIRTSPAGASALADRYNITPATARKWKEREDSEDRSHRPRTLKTTLSPAQEQLVVELRRTVLLPLDDLLAITREFINAAVSRSGLDRCLRRHGVSDLKGLLPQVEGEPAPLKTFKDYEPGFIHIDIKYLPQMPDETKRRYLFVAIDRATRWVYFHIYNDQTDVSSTDFLCRLRKVSPMRIQKILTDNGSQFTDRFTAKSKQATGKHTFDISCAEMGIVHRLSPPRHPQTNGMVERFNGRISDLVKQTRFASAAELEATLTLYLKTYNHHIPQRALKHQTPIQALQKWRAGKPDLFVKRVYEQAGLDTYPLVRLYANQ; from the coding sequence CGAACCACCCCTCGCACACGCGCTGAGATAAGGACCTCGCCCGCTGGTGCCAGTGCGCTGGCCGACCGATACAACATCACGCCCGCCACCGCTCGCAAGTGGAAAGAGCGCGAAGATTCAGAGGATCGCTCCCACCGCCCGCGTACGTTGAAGACGACGCTCAGTCCAGCGCAGGAGCAACTTGTTGTCGAGCTTCGGCGCACAGTTCTACTGCCCCTGGACGACCTGCTGGCGATCACCCGCGAGTTCATCAATGCCGCTGTTTCACGCTCAGGCTTGGACCGTTGTTTGCGCCGCCATGGCGTCTCCGATCTGAAAGGCCTGCTGCCACAAGTTGAGGGGGAGCCTGCGCCACTGAAAACCTTCAAGGACTACGAGCCTGGATTCATACACATTGACATCAAGTACCTGCCGCAGATGCCTGATGAGACGAAGAGGCGCTACCTCTTTGTGGCCATTGATCGAGCGACACGGTGGGTCTATTTCCACATTTACAACGACCAGACTGACGTCAGCAGTACCGATTTTTTGTGCCGGTTGAGAAAAGTCTCGCCCATGAGAATTCAAAAGATTCTGACTGACAACGGAAGTCAATTTACCGACCGTTTTACAGCCAAGAGCAAACAAGCCACGGGCAAGCATACGTTCGACATCAGCTGTGCCGAGATGGGTATCGTGCATCGCCTGTCGCCCCCACGCCATCCGCAAACCAATGGCATGGTGGAGCGCTTCAATGGGCGCATCAGCGACTTGGTTAAGCAAACACGTTTCGCATCAGCGGCTGAGCTGGAGGCGACTCTGACGCTCTATTTAAAGACCTACAACCACCATATCCCGCAGCGGGCTTTGAAGCACCAAACACCTATTCAAGCTTTGCAGAAATGGCGCGCAGGAAAACCTGATTTGTTTGTCAAGCGAGTTTATGAACAGGCGGGACTTGACACTTACCCCCTAGTGCGTCTTTACGCAAATCAATAG